CGGGCCGATGCCGCTTTGGTGGTGGAGCTGACCCGTTCGGGCAACTATCAGGGACAGACCATCCTTACCCTGCAGCAGGCTTACCTGGATGCCCGGCTGCTTTGCCGGCCCAACAGCGAATGGCTCAACACCGAGGCGCAGGGAGGCGACGCGCTGGACGAGGAAGAAGCTTGATCCGGTTATCCTGTTCAAAAGCCCCGCGCTCAGGCGGGGCTTTTTTATTCCGTAGCAATCGTAATCTTCGTTTACCGTTCTGGATCGCTCGCCTGTTCCAGTGTAGCGGTGAACGCCGTCTGCGCAGACTGTATCAGCTCCATCCCTGATATTACGCGTCCTACCGGTACCAGCCCCGATGCGTAGCCGCGGTCCTGGTAAAATATGGCGATGTTCCCCCAGGGGCCATAGCAGGCCACATCCCCCAATTCTGGGTCATATCCATCTGGCGCCCCCGTAAGATCCAGCGGCGATGGCGGGTCGCTGATCTTTTCTGCATGCGCATAATCTTCAAAGGTCATGGTGCAAGGCAGCTGTGCCAGCAAGGCGTCCGCTGTAGCATTGTCCTCCAAAGATATCAGCACGGTCCCTTCCTCCAGCTGCATGCGGACTATTCGTTCCCCCTCACCCTCCTGCGTCTGCACTGTAGGGCCAGGCGCAGGCGGCGTCCCGGCAGCTCCGGCAGCATCGTCCTTTGGTGCGCCGCAGGCCACAAGGAGCAGTAAACTCCCAAGAAGCAGGGGCAAAATCGCTTTTTTGCGCATTAGCTCATCCCTCCTTTTCTTCTCGGACTCATCCTATCAAATGGAGCGCACTCCAAGTCAAGCCCTTAGCGGCCATTTTCTCGAAGGCTCTCGCCTTTGAAATTTTGCGGGTGAACGCCCTTGGCTTTCTGCAAGCACCTCCGCTTTTCCCGCTCCAGCGCCTCCGGTGCGGCATGCAGCGCATAATGCGTCTACCAGCCGGCATCGGGCTGTAAAGCCCGGAGATGCGGGATGAATTTAGCGGCGCGCATCTTTAAAGAATCGTACGGTAGAATAACAAAGGGCGCGGAAAGCCAAACTTTCCGCGCCCTTTTTATCTCGGGTCACCGTTTCTTTTCTTTATCCATCCGCTCTTTGTGCGCTTCTTGAAACTGCTCACGGTACTGCTCTAGCTCCCTGCGGTAGCTTTCCGGCTCATTGGGGTAATTCTCAGAGATGCTGCGCAGGGCGTTAAGCTCTTCATACGGCGCCGAAAAACCCTTCTCCACCTCCGGTGTCTGGGTCGGCCCCCACTTGAACACGATCTTGAGCAGAATAGGCGTAATGATGGTAGTGATGATAACGGTCAGCACCACCGGCCCCAGGAAGGCCGACCCCAGCAGCCCCAGCGCGGAACCCTTACTGGCCACGATCAGGGCGACCTCGCCGCGCGAGATCATACCCACGCCGATGCGTGCGCTCTGGTAATTCTTATAGCGGCACAGCTTTGCGCCCAGGCCGCAGCCCACCACCTTGGTCAGGATAGCGACCACTACCAGGATCGCCGAAAAGGCGATAACGCTCCCGGTCATCTCCGGCAGCTTGACCTGCAGGCCTACGCTGGCAAAAAATACCGGTGACAGATAAGCGTAACTGAGCACATCGAACTTGGAGGCCAGGTAGCGCGTGCGCTGGGTACAAGAGATCACCAAGCCCGCCACAAAGGCGCCGGTAATATCGGCCACGCCGAAGACCGCCTCAGCCACATAGCTCATCAGCAGACAGAATACGAAGGCTACGATCACGTGCCGGTGCAGGCCGCTCTCGGTAGAGACCACCCATTTGGTGTAAAACTTGTAGAACAAAAAGCCCACCACGCCAGAGAAAACGAAGAAGCCCAGGATCTTGAGCAGCACAAACGCCACGTTGATCGAAGTATCGGCCAGGCTGGTGATAATGGTCAGGGCGATGATGCCCAGAATATCGTCGATGATTGCCGCGCCTAAGATCGCGTTGCCCGAGCGGGTCTTGAGCTTGCCCAGCTCTTTTAAGGTTTCAACCGTGATACTGACCGAAGTCGCCGTTAAAATGATACCGATGAAAATATTCTGTAAAAACAGCGAACAGCTGGCGTCTGAATCGATCACGCCGGGCTGGTTGAAGAAATAGGCCACCGCAAAGCCGCCTGCCAGCGGGACGATCACGCCGATCAATGCAATAACGAACGAAGCGGCGCCGCTCTTTTTCAGCTCTTTAATATCCGTTTCCATCCCCGCGCAGAACATCAGCACCACGACGCCCAGTTCCGCTGTGGCGTGGATGAAGTCCGTCTGGGTGATCACCCCCAGCACCGCCGGCCCCAAGATCAACCCGGCCAGCAGGGCGCCTACTACCTGCGGCATGGAAAAACGCTTGGTCAACAGTCCCAGCACCTTGGTGCTCAGCAGGATCAGCGCCAGATCAAACAGAAATTTATAACTTTCCATTCCCATCGCCTCATCATTCTTATTACGTTTGAATTCAATCCTTCCCCATTATACGCCCGCCGGTGCAAATTTCAAGGAATTGTGACATAGCGCTACATTTGTTCTGCTTTAGTACCAGTTTTGCAATTTCTCCACAAAAAGCCTCCTTCCCATATCGCGGCGCAGTCACTATAATACAAAGTAAAAAGGGGGATGCGCTATGGCTTTTGAGATCAGGCTTTTGCAGGGTGAAGCTTGTACGGCTGCTGGGCCTGCCCCGATTTTGAGCGCTGCGCGCAGATAGCCGATATGCAGCAGCTGCACCCGGATATCCTGCATAACCTGCGCACGATCCGCTGCGTGGGGATCGACCGCTGGGCCGGCCAGTGGGGGAAGCATTACCGCTTTTAAAAAGGGCGCGCCCTCCCTATCTTATGGCTTTTGGGCCTATGGCGTGCATGCCGCTGCCGCGCACATATAAAAAAGGAGAACCGTCTTTGTTATGGAAGAAATTGCATTAGCCGACGCCGCAAAAAGATTAAAGCGCGGCAACAAACTTTTATTTACCCGGGATAGCGCCTGCCTGCAAGAACTGCGCGGGACGATCTGCCAGCAAAAGCACCGTACGCTGGTGCTTTGGGCGTTCGATTGTGTTTCTATCCCGCTCCAATGGCTGGCCCAGGCCTACCCCAACGAGCAGCGGCCCGGACAGGCTGTAGCCCTTTGCCGCCAGTGGGCCCGGGGGGAGATTAAGATGCCCGCCGCAAAAAGGGCGCTGCTGCAAGCGCATGCCGCCGCCAAAGAGGTAGAGGATCCGGTAGCCATCGCCCTCTTTCACGCCGTGGGGCAGGCCTGTGCCACCGTGCACGTGGAAACTCACGCGCTGGGGCTGCCCTTTTATGAGCTGACGGCAATCGTCCACCACTTTGGCATAGCCAACTGTACAGAGCCTATTGAGAAAAAGATCGCCTGGTATTTGCGCCGTCTGCGCTATTGGCAGGAGCATATAGACGATCCCCCGCTGAAATGGGCCTCCTTTTTGCTGGATGACAGCCGCCCGAATAAAGAGCTGCTTTTGCTTCAGGGCAGCGGCAAAAAATAGGCGCCGCTTTTCACCAGCCGGTTTCCTTACCAATAATAAAAGCGTCCGCTACACGGTGCGGACGCTTTTTGCTTTATATAACGCTGAAGAAACCGATTATTGTTCTGCCCGCTGCAAGGCGCGGTTGAGCTTATCAAACAGCTGATCCACGTCGATGGGTTTGGTGATATGATCGTTCATCCCACAATTCAGGCTCTTTTGCACATCCTCCGAAAAAGCGTTGGCCGTCATAGCCAATATCGGCACCCGAGCCGCATCCTCCCGCGCCAGCGCGCGTATCCTGCGCGTCGCCTCGTACCCATCCATTACGGGCATTTGGATATCCATTAAGACAATATCAAAATAGCCCACCGCCGAAGCGGCAAATCGCTCTACCGCCTCCTGCCCGTCTGCCACGCTTTCCACATTCGCATGGGCCATGGCCAGCAGTTCAATGGCGATCTCCCGGTTCAGTTCGTTATCCTCCACCACCAGGACGCGCTTTCCCTCCAGATTTTGCTGGAGCAGCCCGTTCCCATCAAAGGCCTGGCTGCGCTGCTCTACATGCTCCAGCGTTTCGATCAGGGTGGACTCAAAGAGCGGCTTTTGGATAATTCCATCGGCTCCCGCGCGCTTAGCCTCCTCGCGTATTTCGGATGGGTCATATGCGGTGATCAGCACCACCGACAGCGCGTCCCCTACAGCCCTGCGGATGCGCCGGGTGGTTTCCAGCCCGTCTATAAAAGGCATGCGCCAATCGATCAGGCAGATATCATAATCCCGTCCCAGGTCGTGGGCGCGCCCAACCTGGGCCACGGCCTCAAAACCGTTATCCACCCAGGATGCTTCTACGCCGATCTTCTCCAGCAGAAAAGCCGCGTGTTCGCAGGTCTCCCGGTCATCATCTACCACCAGGGCGCGCAGGCCGCCAAAATCCGCTTTGGGCTGCGCCCGCTCCGGCTCGATCCCAAATGGAATCTCCACGGTAAACGTGCTGCCCAGCCCCAGCTGGCTTTCCACGCCGATACGCCCGCCCATAAGCTCTGCAAAACGCCGGGATATCGAAAGTCCCAGTCCGGTACCGCCGTAAAGGTGCGCCACGCTGGCGTTTTCCTGCTCAAAGGCCATAAATATCTTTTCATAATTCTCCGGGGCGATCCCGCATCCGGTATCCTTGACCTGGAAGCGTAGCCAAAGGCCCTCCGCTTCCCCGCAGATGGACTGGATGCGCAGCGTCACGCTTCCATTTTGAGGCGTAAACTTGATGGCGTTAGAGAGCAGATTCATCAAAATTTGGTTAAGGCGCAGGCTATCTCCTACCAGTCTCTCTGGGATCTCGCCGCTCAATACCGTTTCAAAGCTGATTTCCCGATCTCTCGCCTGCCCGTAGATGACCGTGACCAGGGATTCGAGAAAGACCCTGAAATCGAACCGCTCGTTTTTGATCTCGATCATTCCGCTCTCGATCTTAGACATATCCAACACATCGTTGATCAAGACCAACAGATGCTTGGAGGACAGGTTGATCTTGCGCAGGCAGTCGATGAGCTTTTCCTCCTGCCCCACGTTTTGCAGCGCGATGATCGACATACCGATGACCCCGTTCAAAGGCGTGCGGATCTCATGGGACATACGGGATAAAAACTCGCTTTTGGCCAGGCTGGCTCGTTCCGCCCGGTCCAGTGCGTCTTGCAGGGCGATCTGTACCCGCGTCATCTCCGTTTCATCGCTGAACACGGTGATATACTGGCAGTGCCCTTTGGCTGAGCGCACCTCATAGCTTTGTATAAACAGCGTCATCTCTTGACCAGAGCGTGGATGGCGGTAGCGTACGGTAGCGGCGCCAAATTTCTGTTCGCCGCCCTCAAGCATATTATCCAAAAGCTCAAGATCCTGCGCGCTGAACTGGCTGCGCAGTTTTCTTTGGTCCTCCAATAGCTCGGCTGCGCTGAACCCCAGCAGGCGCTCGGCATTTTCGGACACAAAATCCTCCCCCTGCTCACCAGGGGTATAAATCATAAACACATTGCTTATGGTATTGGAGATCAGCTCGAATTGCAGATTGCGCGCCATGATCTCAAAATTCTGCCGCCGCAGCAGCTGCTGATACAGCACCAACGCGCCAATGACCGCCAGTACAATAATTCCGCTCATCACCATAGATAAAGAACGGACAGCTTCGGCTGCGTCATAGATCATAAAGAAGCGATGCTGCGCTTCCATAAAAACAGTGTTTGAGGCCTCCTGTGCCTCATCGTAAACGTGAATCACATTTTCATTGCAATACTGGCTGATCTCCTCCCGGCTGCGCGCGCCGATATAGCCGTACTCCAACAGCCCCTCGTTGGCCTGTTTCAAGCGCGCATAGGCCTGATTGAGCTGATCCACATTCTCCTTTGGGCCCAAGTAGCGCGCTTCTATGACATCCAGCAGTTCCTGTGCCTTACGGTAGTTCTCATCCAGATTGTCCCAAGCATCCCGCACGATATCCTGCGAATTATCGATGAGCAGCCGCTCGACCTGCGCGCGCATTTTAGCCACTTGGGTGTTAAAGTCGCCTATGGCGATCACGACCTTAAAGGGATGGTTGGTCAGCGTATCGACTTGATCCATTAATCGATTGGTATTCCACACCGTCACCCCAAAAAAGGTGACCAATAGCGCTACCAATAAAATACCGGCTCCCAGTGAAATCCGCCCGATTTTTTTGCGGTGCTTGTCCATCATTTCTTCAGCCTTTCTTGTGCGGGCCATCTCTACCACCACAGGGGCTGCTTTCCCGGCGCGCCCGCTGACGCGTGCCGGCATCCAGCGCCGCCCTTAACGCGACCAAGTAGCTATCGTCCTTAAAATAATCTTTGCCATAGTGTAGGTTAAAGGCATAGTCAAATCCCGGGGGATTCTTTCCGGCCTGGTGTTGCAAAATCGTCTCCGCCTTATCTAACGCCTTGGCCATGCGCGCTTCGCAGGTCGTCCCCTCCTCATATTCCTGCCACAGGGAGAAAAGCGCTTCTCTCTCCAGAGCAGACAGCGGTGCGCACAGTTCCTTCATCGCCCTATATTCCTGTGCGCGCTTTTGCGCAGCGTCCGGTCTTGCAGCCGCGGAAACATCCCCCGTCAAGCACTCCGCCAGATCATGTACCAAACAAAGCGCAACCAGCCGTCCCCCGTCAAGATGCTGGTTTTGCAGGGATACCAGCAATCCCAGCATCGCCAGGCGCCAAGAGTGCTCGGCTACGCTTTCTCGCCGGCCAGTCTGCGTCCATGCCGTGCGGGTGGCAGATTTAAGCGGCTCGATTATCTGCATAAAGCTGACCGCCCTGGCAACCTTCTCTGCGATCTGCTCATCCATCGCCTTTTCTCCTTATAGCAGTGATGCCTTCATTTTATCACGATTTGGCAAAGAAGGGGAGGAAAGATGATCGTTTATGTCAATTTTTCAAAATACAAAATACGATGTGGATAACGTGCTCTTTACTTTGTGCCCCGGCCATCGCCTTCCAATCGTGCGATTTTACGCCGCATAAAAAGATGACAGAATCTGTCTCCTTTTCGTGGTATACTTAAGGATAGGAGATAAGGAGGCGCCCTATGCAACAAAACCGGCTGTTTGAGATCATCTATATCCTGCTGCGCCAAGGGCGGGCGACCGCCGGGGAGCTTGCCCAGCGGCTGGAAGTATCCCGGCGCACCATCCTGCGGGATATTGACGCCCTGTCCCAGGCCGGCGTGCCCATCTACACCGAGCCTGGCCGGGGCGGCGGCATCGCCATCATGGAGCATTACGTGCTGGACCGGGCCGTGATCTCCGATGAGGAGCAGGATCAAATTCTTTTGGCATTGCAAAGCCTAGGTGCGGCCGGCCCGCTGGATTCCGCCGGCGTGTTGGGCAAGCTGCGGGCCATCTTCGCCAAGGATGAAACCGA
Above is a genomic segment from Luoshenia tenuis containing:
- a CDS encoding cyclophilin-like fold protein; its protein translation is MRKKAILPLLLGSLLLLVACGAPKDDAAGAAGTPPAPGPTVQTQEGEGERIVRMQLEEGTVLISLEDNATADALLAQLPCTMTFEDYAHAEKISDPPSPLDLTGAPDGYDPELGDVACYGPWGNIAIFYQDRGYASGLVPVGRVISGMELIQSAQTAFTATLEQASDPER
- a CDS encoding cation:proton antiporter, which encodes MESYKFLFDLALILLSTKVLGLLTKRFSMPQVVGALLAGLILGPAVLGVITQTDFIHATAELGVVVLMFCAGMETDIKELKKSGAASFVIALIGVIVPLAGGFAVAYFFNQPGVIDSDASCSLFLQNIFIGIILTATSVSITVETLKELGKLKTRSGNAILGAAIIDDILGIIALTIITSLADTSINVAFVLLKILGFFVFSGVVGFLFYKFYTKWVVSTESGLHRHVIVAFVFCLLMSYVAEAVFGVADITGAFVAGLVISCTQRTRYLASKFDVLSYAYLSPVFFASVGLQVKLPEMTGSVIAFSAILVVVAILTKVVGCGLGAKLCRYKNYQSARIGVGMISRGEVALIVASKGSALGLLGSAFLGPVVLTVIITTIITPILLKIVFKWGPTQTPEVEKGFSAPYEELNALRSISENYPNEPESYRRELEQYREQFQEAHKERMDKEKKR
- a CDS encoding putative immunity protein, yielding MEEIALADAAKRLKRGNKLLFTRDSACLQELRGTICQQKHRTLVLWAFDCVSIPLQWLAQAYPNEQRPGQAVALCRQWARGEIKMPAAKRALLQAHAAAKEVEDPVAIALFHAVGQACATVHVETHALGLPFYELTAIVHHFGIANCTEPIEKKIAWYLRRLRYWQEHIDDPPLKWASFLLDDSRPNKELLLLQGSGKK
- a CDS encoding response regulator, with the protein product MARTRKAEEMMDKHRKKIGRISLGAGILLVALLVTFFGVTVWNTNRLMDQVDTLTNHPFKVVIAIGDFNTQVAKMRAQVERLLIDNSQDIVRDAWDNLDENYRKAQELLDVIEARYLGPKENVDQLNQAYARLKQANEGLLEYGYIGARSREEISQYCNENVIHVYDEAQEASNTVFMEAQHRFFMIYDAAEAVRSLSMVMSGIIVLAVIGALVLYQQLLRRQNFEIMARNLQFELISNTISNVFMIYTPGEQGEDFVSENAERLLGFSAAELLEDQRKLRSQFSAQDLELLDNMLEGGEQKFGAATVRYRHPRSGQEMTLFIQSYEVRSAKGHCQYITVFSDETEMTRVQIALQDALDRAERASLAKSEFLSRMSHEIRTPLNGVIGMSIIALQNVGQEEKLIDCLRKINLSSKHLLVLINDVLDMSKIESGMIEIKNERFDFRVFLESLVTVIYGQARDREISFETVLSGEIPERLVGDSLRLNQILMNLLSNAIKFTPQNGSVTLRIQSICGEAEGLWLRFQVKDTGCGIAPENYEKIFMAFEQENASVAHLYGGTGLGLSISRRFAELMGGRIGVESQLGLGSTFTVEIPFGIEPERAQPKADFGGLRALVVDDDRETCEHAAFLLEKIGVEASWVDNGFEAVAQVGRAHDLGRDYDICLIDWRMPFIDGLETTRRIRRAVGDALSVVLITAYDPSEIREEAKRAGADGIIQKPLFESTLIETLEHVEQRSQAFDGNGLLQQNLEGKRVLVVEDNELNREIAIELLAMAHANVESVADGQEAVERFAASAVGYFDIVLMDIQMPVMDGYEATRRIRALAREDAARVPILAMTANAFSEDVQKSLNCGMNDHITKPIDVDQLFDKLNRALQRAEQ
- a CDS encoding HD domain-containing protein, with translation MDEQIAEKVARAVSFMQIIEPLKSATRTAWTQTGRRESVAEHSWRLAMLGLLVSLQNQHLDGGRLVALCLVHDLAECLTGDVSAAARPDAAQKRAQEYRAMKELCAPLSALEREALFSLWQEYEEGTTCEARMAKALDKAETILQHQAGKNPPGFDYAFNLHYGKDYFKDDSYLVALRAALDAGTRQRARRESSPCGGRDGPHKKG